One genomic window of Vibrio rhizosphaerae includes the following:
- a CDS encoding ABC transporter substrate-binding protein: protein MKMIKTKLAVALMAVGLSFSAAAADITIAYAADPVSMDPQEQLSVATLQLSHMVFDPLVRYTQSKEFEPRLATSWERINDTTMRFHLRHGVKFHTGNPFSADDVIWTFNRLKSSDDYKGIFASIEKAVKVDDYTVDLVTTGPYPLILQNATYIFAMDSKFYSGKTEDGKDKSEIIKHGNSFASTHESGTGPFVVSYREQGVKVEFERFKDYWDKDSKGNVDHLTWVPIKEDATRVAALLSGDVDMIAPVAPNDLERIDEAKGIDLVTIPGERIITFQMNQKSQPAFKDKRVREAVTYAVNNTGIVKKIMKGFATTAAQQSPMGYLGYNPDLKPRYDLKKAKALMKEAGYEKGFNISMIAPNNRYVNDAKIAQAVASMLSKIGIKVDLKTMPKAQYWPEFDKCAADMLMIGWASDTQDSGNFTEYLTMTRNSETGKGQYNCGYYSNPEVDRLVEASNVETDSAKRATMLKEVEAKLYQDAAFVPLHWQNLAWGAKSNVDIKPVVNAMNYPYLGDLVVKE from the coding sequence ATGAAAATGATAAAAACTAAACTGGCTGTGGCATTAATGGCTGTCGGACTGAGTTTCTCAGCCGCTGCTGCGGATATTACGATTGCTTATGCCGCTGACCCGGTTTCTATGGACCCACAGGAACAGTTATCTGTAGCAACTTTGCAGCTTTCTCATATGGTGTTCGATCCCCTTGTTCGCTATACCCAGTCTAAAGAGTTTGAACCTCGTTTGGCGACAAGTTGGGAACGTATTAATGACACGACGATGCGCTTCCATTTGCGTCACGGCGTCAAATTCCATACGGGCAACCCCTTCTCTGCGGATGATGTGATCTGGACATTCAACCGTCTGAAATCTTCAGATGACTACAAAGGGATCTTTGCTTCAATTGAGAAAGCGGTCAAAGTTGATGATTATACCGTTGATCTGGTGACCACTGGTCCATACCCACTTATTCTGCAAAATGCGACTTATATCTTTGCGATGGATAGTAAGTTTTATTCAGGTAAAACGGAAGACGGCAAAGATAAGTCAGAAATCATCAAGCATGGCAATTCATTTGCATCAACGCATGAATCCGGTACCGGGCCATTTGTTGTCTCCTACCGTGAACAGGGCGTGAAAGTCGAATTTGAGCGCTTCAAAGACTACTGGGATAAAGATTCAAAAGGCAACGTTGATCACCTCACATGGGTTCCGATCAAAGAAGATGCAACACGTGTTGCAGCGCTGCTTTCCGGGGATGTTGACATGATTGCACCGGTTGCCCCGAATGATTTGGAACGGATTGATGAAGCCAAAGGTATTGATTTGGTGACCATTCCCGGCGAACGGATTATCACATTCCAGATGAATCAGAAAAGCCAGCCAGCCTTTAAAGACAAGCGTGTCCGTGAAGCGGTGACTTATGCGGTCAACAACACCGGGATTGTGAAAAAAATCATGAAAGGTTTTGCAACCACCGCAGCGCAACAGAGTCCAATGGGCTATTTGGGGTATAACCCAGATCTGAAACCACGTTACGACCTGAAAAAAGCCAAAGCACTGATGAAAGAAGCCGGCTATGAAAAAGGCTTTAACATCTCGATGATTGCACCGAATAACCGCTACGTGAATGATGCAAAAATTGCTCAGGCTGTGGCTTCAATGCTGTCTAAAATCGGTATCAAGGTCGATCTGAAAACCATGCCAAAAGCACAATACTGGCCTGAGTTTGATAAATGTGCTGCGGATATGCTGATGATTGGCTGGGCCTCAGATACACAAGATTCTGGTAACTTTACCGAATACCTGACCATGACGCGTAACTCAGAAACCGGTAAAGGACAGTACAACTGTGGCTACTACTCTAACCCGGAAGTGGATCGTTTGGTCGAAGCCTCTAACGTTGAAACCGATTCAGCGAAACGCGCAACGATGCTGAAAGAGGTTGAAGCGAAGCTCTATCAAGATGCTGCTTTTGTACCGCTACACTGGCAAAACCTTGCTTGGGGTGCCAAATCAAATGTGGATATCAAACCGGTTGTGAACGCAATGAATTATCCTTACTTGGGTGATTTAGTTGTCAAAGAGTAA
- the yjfF gene encoding galactofuranose ABC transporter, permease protein YjfF: MIKRNLPLVITILVFIIGYLICLVEFPAFASTRVICNILTDNAFLGIVAVGMTFVILSGGIDLSVGAVIAFTGVFLAKMIGDWQVAPQLAMVIVLIMGGAFGAGMGWLIHTLKIPPFIITLAGMFFLRGTSFLISEQSLPITHPFFRELSRSMWKIAGGGRLSLLAVIMLAVVIIGILVAHRTRFGNNVYAIGGNAVSAGLMGVAVKQTTIGIYMLSTLLATTAGIVFAIYTSAGYPLAAVGVELDAIAAVVIGGTLLSGGVGTVFGSLFGVLIQGLIQTYITFDGTLSSWWTKIIIGILLFAFIGLQRLLIVISERNKVVNTMKAATAEGT; the protein is encoded by the coding sequence ATGATAAAGCGTAATTTACCCCTCGTGATTACGATTCTGGTGTTTATCATCGGTTATCTGATCTGTTTGGTTGAATTTCCGGCTTTTGCATCGACTCGGGTGATTTGTAACATCCTGACAGACAATGCCTTCTTGGGGATTGTCGCAGTCGGAATGACCTTTGTCATTCTTTCCGGCGGAATTGATTTATCCGTAGGTGCCGTGATTGCATTTACCGGGGTGTTTCTGGCGAAAATGATTGGTGACTGGCAGGTCGCACCACAATTGGCCATGGTGATCGTCCTTATCATGGGCGGTGCATTTGGTGCCGGGATGGGGTGGTTAATCCATACGTTAAAAATCCCGCCGTTCATCATTACCCTTGCCGGGATGTTCTTCTTACGAGGAACCAGCTTTCTGATTTCAGAACAATCGTTGCCGATTACCCATCCATTTTTCCGCGAACTTTCCCGCAGTATGTGGAAAATTGCCGGTGGCGGACGTCTGAGTTTGCTGGCCGTTATCATGCTGGCCGTCGTCATTATCGGTATCTTGGTCGCTCATCGCACTCGTTTTGGTAACAATGTCTATGCCATTGGCGGGAATGCGGTCTCTGCTGGATTAATGGGCGTGGCGGTGAAGCAAACCACCATCGGTATTTACATGCTCTCGACACTATTGGCAACCACGGCGGGGATTGTGTTTGCGATCTACACCTCCGCGGGTTATCCGCTGGCTGCGGTCGGGGTTGAGCTGGATGCGATTGCTGCGGTTGTCATCGGGGGGACACTCCTGTCCGGTGGCGTCGGCACGGTCTTCGGTTCGCTGTTCGGGGTATTGATTCAAGGGCTGATTCAGACGTATATCACCTTTGACGGTACACTGAGTTCATGGTGGACCAAAATCATTATTGGTATTTTGTTATTCGCTTTCATCGGATTGCAACGATTACTGATTGTGATTTCAGAGCGCAATAAAGTGGTGAATACCATGAAAGCGGCCACTGCCGAAGGGACTTAG
- a CDS encoding SPOR domain-containing protein: MVKITKNVLMSFALLSCVFVTHWVKAQEKFLCDATQASTQELPTLDKNCPIGEGLWGKSQPRSQNSMFWIQCGIFSQPMPLADAKILYRQISTDVWMKPGAKQYRCLIGPYKDIRQARQELNKVRQLKGYHEAFIREVRQPHQATPVARAATPPQSSVTQRQVRDPQPRTAPQPATPPQSSPPPTAQTSNRTAPPPRPSTPTTAAGIEIRKQTVIAGVKYVIPFMGVKSSQFYMEYEIPWNRLDYDQAYAICQKIGMKMATESQWKQLLASQIMNRDQWPLYLPYWGIDKRGMFTSGKVSQLKGSSLLNVVCVQ, from the coding sequence ATGGTAAAGATCACCAAAAATGTCCTCATGAGTTTTGCCTTACTTTCTTGTGTTTTTGTGACTCATTGGGTGAAGGCTCAAGAGAAATTTCTTTGTGATGCGACACAGGCATCGACACAGGAGCTGCCGACATTAGACAAAAACTGTCCGATCGGTGAAGGTTTATGGGGGAAAAGTCAGCCCCGCAGTCAGAACTCAATGTTCTGGATTCAGTGTGGTATTTTCAGTCAGCCCATGCCATTAGCTGATGCGAAGATATTATATCGACAAATTTCTACCGATGTCTGGATGAAGCCCGGAGCCAAGCAGTATCGGTGTTTGATCGGGCCGTATAAGGATATTCGTCAGGCAAGACAAGAACTGAATAAAGTTCGTCAGTTGAAAGGGTATCATGAAGCCTTCATCCGGGAGGTTCGCCAACCACATCAAGCGACGCCAGTTGCGAGAGCCGCGACACCACCGCAGTCATCGGTCACACAACGTCAGGTGCGTGACCCTCAACCGCGCACTGCGCCACAGCCAGCGACGCCACCACAGTCCTCTCCACCACCAACCGCACAAACATCAAATCGAACCGCGCCGCCGCCGCGCCCTTCAACCCCGACAACCGCAGCAGGGATTGAGATACGTAAGCAAACTGTGATTGCCGGGGTGAAATATGTGATTCCGTTTATGGGAGTGAAATCCTCTCAGTTCTATATGGAATATGAAATACCTTGGAATCGGCTGGATTATGATCAAGCCTATGCAATCTGTCAAAAAATTGGCATGAAGATGGCTACGGAGAGTCAGTGGAAACAACTGTTGGCGTCTCAGATCATGAATCGTGATCAGTGGCCGCTTTACTTACCTTATTGGGGAATCGATAAGAGAGGGATGTTTACCAGCGGCAAAGTCAGCCAGTTGAAAGGCTCATCACTGCTGAATGTTGTTTGTGTTCAATAG
- the ytfT gene encoding galactofuranose ABC transporter, ATP-binding protein YtfT: protein MDTSSLRAHFSSDWKQKLPKGTPQIAALICVLLINSLAADNFFSINIQDGRLFGSVIDILNRCSPVALLTIGMTLVIATGGIDLSVGAVMAISGATFASLATQGYPIAVIILVSLLAGALCGLWNGFLVAVFKIQPIVATLILMVAGRGIAQLITEGQIVTFNNETLAWIGSGSFLYLPTPVVITIVVAVAIWLLTKKTALGLFIESVGINIRAAKNAGINAPTVVISTYVISGITAAVAGMIVAADIRGADANNAGLWLEMDAILAVVIGGTSLAGGRFNLFIALVGALIIQGVNTGILLSGYQPQWNQIVKAIVVLLVLVMQSPAVVQLLKGGRQNDKA from the coding sequence ATGGATACATCAAGTTTACGGGCACATTTCAGCTCGGACTGGAAACAGAAGTTACCCAAAGGCACACCGCAAATTGCAGCGCTTATCTGTGTGCTACTCATCAATAGCTTAGCCGCAGACAACTTCTTTTCTATCAATATACAAGACGGCAGACTATTCGGCAGTGTGATCGATATCCTCAACCGTTGCTCCCCGGTGGCACTATTAACCATTGGCATGACATTGGTGATTGCCACCGGCGGGATCGATTTATCCGTGGGTGCGGTGATGGCGATCAGTGGGGCAACCTTTGCCAGTCTGGCAACTCAAGGCTATCCGATTGCTGTGATTATTCTTGTGTCATTGCTGGCCGGAGCTTTATGTGGTTTGTGGAACGGCTTTCTGGTTGCCGTTTTCAAAATTCAACCGATCGTCGCCACTCTGATTCTGATGGTTGCCGGGCGCGGTATTGCTCAGTTGATCACCGAAGGACAGATCGTGACCTTTAATAATGAAACATTAGCCTGGATTGGAAGTGGTTCTTTTCTGTATTTACCGACACCGGTTGTGATCACGATAGTGGTCGCAGTGGCGATCTGGCTGCTAACGAAGAAAACCGCATTAGGACTGTTTATCGAATCGGTGGGCATCAATATCCGGGCGGCAAAAAATGCCGGGATTAACGCACCAACGGTCGTGATCTCCACTTATGTCATCAGCGGGATTACCGCGGCGGTTGCCGGAATGATTGTGGCTGCCGATATCCGTGGCGCAGATGCCAATAATGCAGGGCTGTGGTTAGAAATGGACGCGATTCTCGCCGTGGTGATCGGGGGAACCTCTCTTGCCGGTGGACGTTTTAACCTCTTTATTGCTCTGGTTGGCGCGCTGATCATTCAGGGAGTGAACACCGGGATTCTGCTTTCAGGCTATCAACCACAATGGAATCAAATCGTGAAAGCGATTGTGGTGCTATTGGTTCTGGTCATGCAATCCCCCGCTGTGGTGCAACTGCTGAAAGGAGGACGCCAAAATGATAAAGCGTAA
- the ytfR gene encoding galactofuranose ABC transporter, ATP-binding protein YtfR encodes MSLENHNDIVLHAKGICKYFPGVRALNNVDFMLRKGEIMALLGENGAGKSTLIKSLTGVYQRDRGEILLEGTPINPQSTADAQALGIGTVYQEVNLLPNMSIMDNLFIGHEPKRFGLVDRKTMQTKAREIVKQYNLNIDVTQPLNHFSVAIQQVIAIARAVSLSAKILILDEPTASLDSNEVEMLYNIMRDLRDQGISLVFITHFLDQVYAVSDRITVLRNGELVGTEETAKLPRIELIKMMLGRELEDNALARVGKTRLSDTPIAQFVRFGKKGTINPFDLDIYPGEIVGLAGLLGSGRTETAQVIFGIEPNDSGESYIKSKPVKIRSARQASSLGLGFCPEDRKTDGIIASASVRENIILALQAQRGWFRPLSRTEQEEASQRFINQLSIKTPSMEQPIEFLSGGNQQKVLLARWLLTKPKFLILDEPTRGIDVGAHAEIIRLIESLCANGLGLLVISSELEELVGYADRVIVLRDRKQVAEIPAENLSVPNIMQAIAM; translated from the coding sequence ATGTCATTGGAAAATCATAATGACATCGTTTTACATGCCAAAGGAATTTGTAAATATTTTCCCGGAGTACGCGCCCTCAATAACGTTGATTTTATGCTGAGAAAGGGTGAAATCATGGCATTGCTTGGCGAAAACGGTGCAGGAAAGTCCACATTAATTAAGTCGCTGACCGGTGTTTATCAGCGCGACCGCGGTGAGATCCTGTTAGAGGGAACGCCAATCAATCCGCAGAGCACCGCCGATGCACAGGCACTAGGGATCGGGACCGTTTATCAAGAGGTCAATCTGCTGCCGAATATGTCCATCATGGATAATCTGTTTATTGGTCATGAGCCCAAACGATTTGGGTTAGTGGATCGTAAAACCATGCAGACCAAGGCTCGAGAAATTGTCAAACAATACAATCTCAATATCGATGTTACACAACCGCTCAATCATTTTTCTGTCGCGATTCAACAGGTCATCGCCATTGCCAGAGCCGTGTCACTGTCCGCTAAAATTCTGATCCTTGACGAGCCGACCGCCAGTCTGGACAGCAATGAAGTGGAGATGCTGTACAACATCATGCGCGACCTACGCGATCAAGGCATTAGTCTGGTCTTTATTACCCACTTTTTAGATCAGGTCTATGCGGTGAGCGACCGCATTACCGTACTGCGTAATGGTGAACTGGTCGGTACAGAGGAAACGGCCAAACTCCCCCGGATTGAGTTAATCAAAATGATGCTCGGTCGTGAACTCGAAGACAATGCACTGGCAAGAGTCGGCAAAACCCGCCTCAGTGATACGCCTATCGCGCAGTTTGTCCGGTTTGGTAAAAAAGGCACCATTAACCCATTTGATCTGGATATCTATCCCGGAGAAATCGTCGGCTTAGCCGGTCTGCTCGGCTCCGGCAGGACCGAGACGGCACAAGTCATTTTCGGTATAGAACCCAACGACAGTGGTGAAAGTTATATTAAAAGTAAGCCAGTCAAAATCCGTTCGGCCCGACAGGCCTCTTCTTTAGGGCTCGGTTTCTGCCCCGAAGACCGTAAAACCGACGGCATTATTGCATCGGCATCCGTGCGTGAAAATATTATTCTGGCACTTCAGGCCCAGCGAGGCTGGTTCCGTCCCCTGTCCCGGACAGAGCAAGAAGAGGCCTCACAACGCTTTATCAATCAACTGTCGATCAAAACCCCGAGTATGGAACAACCGATCGAATTCTTATCGGGAGGTAATCAGCAAAAAGTGCTGCTCGCGAGATGGTTATTAACCAAACCGAAGTTCCTGATTCTCGATGAACCCACCCGGGGGATCGATGTCGGTGCTCACGCAGAAATCATTCGTCTGATTGAATCCTTGTGTGCCAACGGGCTGGGCTTACTGGTCATCTCTTCCGAACTGGAAGAACTGGTTGGTTACGCGGATCGCGTGATTGTGCTCAGAGATCGAAAACAGGTGGCAGAAATTCCAGCGGAAAATCTGTCTGTCCCCAACATCATGCAAGCGATTGCTATGTGA
- the ytfQ gene encoding galactofuranose ABC transporter, galactofuranose-binding protein YtfQ, with translation MLKQIAIATAISSILLSGSLFAKTLTVGFSQIGSESGWRAAETSVAKTEAEKRGINLKISDAQQKQENQIKAVRSFIAQGVDAIFIAPVVQTGWEPVLEEARDYDIPVFLLDRGITVDDNSLYMTSVAADSVHEGEVAGNWLINKVHGKKCNVVELQGTVGASVALDRKAGFANAISKVSNVKIIRTQSGDFTRSKGKEVMESFIKAEANGKNICAVYAHNDDMAIGAIQAIKEAGLKPGSDILIVSIDGVPDIFKAMMAGEANASVELTPNMAGPAFDALIAYKKDGTIPPKHIQTESKFFEPADAPAQLELKKDMGY, from the coding sequence ATGTTAAAACAAATCGCAATCGCGACAGCGATCAGTAGCATCTTGCTATCCGGAAGTTTATTTGCAAAAACACTCACGGTTGGCTTTTCACAAATTGGTTCCGAATCTGGCTGGCGTGCCGCCGAAACCAGTGTGGCAAAAACGGAAGCAGAAAAACGAGGGATTAATCTTAAGATTTCTGATGCACAGCAGAAGCAGGAAAACCAAATCAAAGCCGTTCGTTCTTTTATTGCCCAAGGCGTCGATGCAATTTTTATCGCACCGGTCGTCCAGACTGGCTGGGAGCCGGTACTGGAAGAAGCTCGTGACTATGATATCCCGGTATTTTTGTTAGACCGTGGTATAACCGTTGATGATAACTCCCTGTATATGACATCTGTTGCTGCCGACAGTGTCCATGAAGGGGAAGTGGCCGGAAACTGGCTGATCAATAAAGTGCACGGTAAAAAATGTAATGTGGTCGAATTACAAGGAACGGTTGGCGCCAGTGTTGCGTTAGACCGTAAAGCCGGCTTCGCCAACGCGATCAGTAAAGTGTCTAACGTGAAGATCATCCGCACTCAATCCGGTGACTTTACGCGCAGTAAAGGCAAAGAAGTCATGGAAAGCTTTATCAAAGCAGAAGCGAACGGAAAAAATATCTGTGCGGTTTACGCCCATAACGATGACATGGCAATCGGTGCGATTCAGGCCATCAAAGAAGCCGGTCTCAAACCCGGCAGTGATATTCTGATCGTCTCTATCGATGGTGTGCCTGATATTTTCAAAGCCATGATGGCGGGTGAAGCCAACGCTTCTGTTGAACTGACACCGAATATGGCGGGTCCAGCCTTTGACGCGCTCATCGCCTATAAAAAAGACGGGACGATTCCTCCTAAACATATTCAAACTGAGTCAAAATTCTTTGAACCTGCCGATGCACCAGCACAACTGGAGCTGAAAAAAGACATGGGTTATTAA
- a CDS encoding ABC transporter permease, whose translation MFSFLFKRLIQAFVVMFVISLVAFAIQDNLGDPLRELVGQSVSEAQRQELRDEMGLNDPFMVKYVRFVKAASHGDLGTSYFFKRPALDVILEKLVATLELVFGAAAIIICLSIPLGVYSAIHPKSFFSKVIMAASSIGISIPVFLTAIMLMYVFSIELGWLPSYGRGETANVLGWESGYFTLDGLAHLILPCISLASIMLPLFIRLVRSEMLEVLSSEYIKFAKAKGLALRKIYYRHALKNTMLPVLTVGGVQLGTMVAYTILTETVFQWPGTGFLFLEAINRVDTPLITAYVIFVGLIFVVTNTIVDLLYGLINPTVNLTGKGA comes from the coding sequence ATGTTCTCTTTCCTGTTCAAACGTCTGATTCAGGCGTTTGTCGTTATGTTTGTCATCAGCTTAGTTGCTTTTGCCATTCAGGATAATTTAGGTGATCCATTGCGTGAGCTGGTGGGTCAGTCCGTGTCAGAGGCACAACGTCAGGAACTTCGTGATGAAATGGGGTTGAATGACCCGTTTATGGTGAAGTATGTCCGGTTTGTCAAAGCTGCATCGCACGGTGATCTCGGGACGTCGTATTTCTTCAAGCGTCCTGCTCTGGATGTGATTCTGGAAAAACTCGTCGCTACATTAGAGCTCGTGTTCGGCGCTGCGGCGATTATTATTTGCTTGTCTATTCCTCTTGGTGTTTATTCAGCGATCCATCCGAAAAGCTTTTTTTCCAAAGTGATTATGGCAGCCAGTAGTATTGGTATTTCGATTCCGGTCTTTCTGACGGCAATCATGCTGATGTATGTTTTCTCCATTGAATTGGGATGGTTGCCTTCTTATGGGCGAGGCGAAACAGCCAATGTGCTGGGATGGGAGTCAGGGTACTTCACGCTCGATGGTTTAGCGCACCTTATTTTACCGTGTATCTCACTGGCATCGATTATGTTGCCGCTGTTTATTCGTCTGGTGCGCTCGGAAATGCTGGAAGTGCTGAGTTCTGAATACATTAAGTTTGCCAAGGCAAAAGGATTGGCACTGCGTAAAATCTATTATCGTCATGCATTGAAAAATACCATGTTACCGGTATTGACGGTCGGCGGGGTACAGCTTGGCACTATGGTCGCTTATACCATCCTGACGGAGACCGTTTTTCAATGGCCGGGGACCGGGTTCTTATTTCTGGAAGCCATCAACCGGGTTGATACACCATTGATTACTGCCTATGTCATTTTCGTCGGGCTCATTTTTGTGGTGACGAATACCATTGTTGACCTGCTATATGGATTAATTAACCCAACCGTAAACCTCACCGGAAAAGGAGCGTGA
- a CDS encoding ABC transporter substrate-binding protein has protein sequence MLKRFMTLLLILFVPQVVAKVTTVTDVLGRQVTLDLPAQRVVLGFYGEDYMAIGTEKAFDHVVGMSKGIWEQWRPANWAMYVAHRPSLETLPDVGKVDTQTFSVEKVMSLHPDLLVLAEWQYKGLGSDVDRIEQAGIPVIVVDYNAQTVERHVESTLIIGQITGQEARAQKIATEYQNMIQVVKDRLAKANLPKPTIYAEFGFPGTKEYGYTFGKNMWGAMSEVAGGDNISKPFVEWWGHLNPEQVLAAQPDVILITGYEFGGADDSMLIGQNIDRATALARLKGYKHRLGWSSLPAVKNNRMIGIYHGASRSIMDAPMTQFIAKALYPDLFADLDPEAEYLNFYKKYLPVTPTGTFAVSL, from the coding sequence ATGCTGAAAAGGTTCATGACGCTTTTGTTGATTTTATTCGTGCCTCAGGTTGTCGCCAAAGTCACGACGGTCACAGATGTATTAGGGCGTCAGGTGACGCTCGATCTCCCCGCCCAACGTGTAGTCCTCGGTTTTTATGGTGAAGATTATATGGCTATCGGCACGGAAAAGGCATTTGATCACGTTGTCGGGATGTCAAAAGGAATCTGGGAGCAGTGGCGTCCCGCGAACTGGGCAATGTATGTCGCGCATCGACCATCACTGGAAACCTTGCCTGATGTCGGTAAAGTCGATACCCAGACATTCTCGGTCGAGAAAGTCATGAGTTTACACCCCGATTTGTTGGTATTGGCGGAATGGCAGTACAAAGGTTTGGGAAGCGACGTTGATCGCATCGAACAAGCCGGTATTCCTGTGATTGTCGTCGATTACAATGCACAGACCGTTGAACGGCACGTCGAAAGTACCCTGATTATTGGTCAGATTACCGGTCAGGAAGCCCGGGCACAAAAAATCGCAACCGAATACCAAAACATGATTCAGGTGGTGAAAGACCGTTTGGCAAAGGCCAATCTTCCGAAACCAACGATTTATGCTGAGTTTGGTTTCCCGGGGACAAAAGAATATGGCTACACGTTCGGCAAAAATATGTGGGGCGCGATGTCTGAAGTTGCCGGCGGCGATAATATTTCCAAGCCGTTTGTCGAATGGTGGGGACATTTGAATCCTGAGCAAGTTTTAGCGGCCCAGCCTGATGTTATCCTGATCACTGGCTATGAATTCGGTGGCGCTGATGACTCAATGCTGATTGGTCAAAATATTGACCGTGCGACTGCATTGGCGCGTTTGAAAGGATATAAACACCGTCTCGGCTGGAGTAGTCTGCCCGCGGTGAAAAATAACCGAATGATTGGGATCTATCACGGTGCCTCACGCAGTATTATGGATGCACCGATGACCCAGTTTATTGCTAAAGCGCTCTATCCGGATTTGTTTGCCGATCTCGATCCTGAAGCGGAATACCTCAACTTCTATAAAAAATATCTGCCAGTCACTCCGACAGGGACTTTTGCAGTATCACTCTAA
- a CDS encoding ABC transporter permease yields MNQTVSAPSIWERFKKSDFLYYFLNDKVAMFSFAVFLTFVVVALLSPLIAPTNPYDLTSLDIMDSEIPPSWMPDGDSRFLLGTDDQGRDILSTMLYGSRLSLTIGFLAVALQLFLGIIIGLSSGYFGGRIDSFLMRFADVQLSFSTMMVAIIVSAIFKASFGSEFYSEYAVMMLVVIIGIAEWPQYARTIRASVLAEKKKEYVEAARVMGFKSLRIMFRHILPNCLSPILVISTVQVANAIMSEAALSFLGLGLPVDQPSLGSLISIGFNYIFSGSWWITAFPGIVLVLLVLVINLLGDWLRDVFNPKIYKG; encoded by the coding sequence ATGAACCAGACCGTATCCGCCCCCTCTATCTGGGAGCGTTTTAAAAAATCAGATTTTCTTTACTATTTCTTAAATGACAAAGTTGCAATGTTCAGCTTTGCGGTATTTCTTACCTTTGTTGTGGTTGCTTTACTATCGCCTTTGATTGCCCCGACGAATCCTTATGACTTAACGTCACTGGACATTATGGATTCGGAAATTCCACCGAGCTGGATGCCAGACGGCGATAGTCGTTTCTTGTTGGGCACTGATGATCAGGGCCGGGATATTCTGTCGACGATGCTATATGGGTCGAGACTCTCTTTGACGATTGGCTTTTTAGCGGTGGCGCTGCAACTGTTTCTCGGGATTATCATCGGTCTTTCATCCGGGTATTTTGGTGGCCGGATTGATAGTTTCCTGATGCGCTTTGCCGATGTGCAGCTGTCTTTTTCAACCATGATGGTGGCCATTATTGTTTCGGCCATTTTTAAGGCAAGTTTTGGTAGTGAGTTCTATAGTGAATATGCGGTTATGATGCTGGTTGTGATTATCGGTATCGCCGAATGGCCACAATATGCCAGAACGATTCGGGCTTCGGTACTTGCGGAGAAAAAGAAAGAATATGTTGAAGCAGCACGCGTGATGGGATTTAAATCACTGAGAATCATGTTCCGTCATATCCTGCCGAACTGTTTATCCCCTATTTTGGTGATTTCGACGGTTCAGGTTGCCAATGCCATTATGTCTGAAGCGGCACTTTCTTTCCTCGGTCTTGGATTGCCGGTTGACCAACCGTCACTTGGTTCTTTGATTAGTATCGGTTTCAACTATATTTTTTCCGGCTCATGGTGGATTACCGCATTCCCGGGAATTGTTCTGGTACTGTTGGTGCTGGTGATTAACCTGCTTGGTGACTGGCTCAGGGACGTTTTTAACCCTAAAATTTATAAAGGATGA